A region of Clostridium acetobutylicum ATCC 824 DNA encodes the following proteins:
- a CDS encoding CatB-related O-acetyltransferase: protein MTIPNLNKIYPRSNDYQTVYLKNVITRKNIEVGDYTIYNDFYNDARDFEKNNVLYQYPINGDKLIIGKFCSIACKAKFLMNSSNHSMKSLSTYTFPIFYEEWDLDVKRITEAWDNKGDIVIGNDVWIGYDAVIMSGVKIGDGAIIGARAVVTKDVPPYTVAAGVPARVIKKRFDDDVISKLLKIKWWNLPYEKIRENIQYFKSGNIDKLI, encoded by the coding sequence ATGACTATTCCAAATTTAAATAAAATATATCCAAGAAGTAATGATTACCAAACTGTATATCTTAAAAATGTTATTACAAGAAAAAATATAGAAGTTGGAGATTATACAATCTATAATGATTTTTATAATGACGCAAGAGATTTTGAAAAAAATAATGTACTATATCAGTATCCTATAAATGGTGATAAGTTAATAATTGGAAAGTTTTGTTCAATTGCATGCAAAGCAAAGTTTCTTATGAACAGCTCAAATCACAGTATGAAATCACTATCTACCTATACATTCCCGATATTTTATGAAGAATGGGATTTAGACGTTAAAAGAATAACGGAGGCATGGGATAATAAGGGGGATATTGTAATAGGAAATGATGTATGGATAGGTTATGATGCTGTAATTATGTCAGGAGTAAAAATTGGTGATGGTGCGATTATTGGAGCAAGAGCAGTAGTTACTAAAGATGTTCCGCCTTATACTGTTGCTGCAGGTGTACCAGCAAGGGTTATAAAGAAAAGATTTGATGACGACGTGATTTCAAAGCTTTTAAAAATTAAGTGGTGGAACTTGCCGTACGAAAAGATTAGAGAAAATATTCAATATTTTAAATCCGGAAACATTGATAAATTAATTTAA
- the larE gene encoding ATP-dependent sacrificial sulfur transferase LarE, with protein MINNEKYKELIKYLKSLGKVVLAFSGGVDSTFLLKASKEALGDNVKAVTILSPYIPKWEIREAEELVKELGVEHEIIKAPIIDSIKFNPEDRCYLCKTAVFSMILDAAKRQGYDCVIDGTNFDDIKDYRPGLRALKELSVKSPLLECKLTKAEIRTFSKELGLKTWDKPPYACLLTRIPYGNELKVEDFEKIERAERYMMSIGFRAIRVRCHDDLARIEVAREDRSKLFNEELLDTISENIKKCGFKYVSLDLQGYRVGSFNETIAKISDK; from the coding sequence GTGATAAATAATGAAAAATATAAGGAACTAATAAAGTACCTTAAAAGCTTAGGAAAAGTAGTTTTAGCATTTTCAGGTGGTGTAGATAGTACTTTTTTGCTTAAAGCTTCAAAAGAAGCCCTTGGAGATAACGTAAAGGCAGTTACAATTTTATCTCCATATATTCCAAAGTGGGAAATAAGAGAAGCAGAGGAGTTAGTAAAGGAATTAGGAGTAGAACATGAAATTATAAAAGCACCTATTATTGATTCAATTAAATTTAATCCAGAAGATAGATGCTATTTATGCAAAACTGCAGTGTTTAGCATGATATTAGATGCAGCTAAAAGACAGGGATATGATTGTGTAATTGATGGTACAAACTTTGATGATATAAAGGATTATAGACCAGGACTAAGAGCTTTGAAGGAATTATCAGTAAAAAGTCCTCTTTTAGAATGTAAATTAACTAAAGCAGAAATAAGAACCTTTTCAAAGGAACTAGGACTTAAAACTTGGGACAAACCACCATATGCTTGTCTTTTAACAAGAATACCTTATGGAAATGAACTTAAGGTAGAAGATTTTGAGAAAATTGAAAGAGCAGAAAGATATATGATGAGTATTGGCTTTAGAGCTATTAGAGTAAGGTGTCATGATGACTTGGCAAGAATTGAAGTCGCTAGAGAGGATAGGAGCAAATTGTTTAATGAAGAGCTTTTAGATACTATCTCAGAGAATATAAAAAAATGTGGATTTAAATATGTATCATTAGATTTGCAAGGATATAGGGTAGGAAGCTTCAATGAGACTATAGCCAAAATTTCTGATAAATAA
- the larB gene encoding nickel pincer cofactor biosynthesis protein LarB, with translation MDKEEIKLLLQGVRDNKIDIEKALEELEDLPFKDLGFAKIDNHREIRVGYPEVIYCAGKTVKQVSDIVKFMLTKNNNILGTRATEEMYKSVKQICADAEYNKLGRTITIRKKDEKVTDSYIAIVAAGTSDLPVVEEAYETAKILGNKVEKVIDVGVAGIHRLFSKLDVIKGAKVVIVVAGMEGALASVVGGLVDKPVIAVPTSVGYGANFGGISALLSMLNSCASGVSVVNIDNGFGAAYNASMINKL, from the coding sequence TTGGATAAAGAAGAGATTAAGCTTTTATTACAAGGTGTTAGAGATAACAAAATAGACATAGAAAAAGCTCTTGAAGAACTAGAGGATTTACCTTTTAAAGATTTAGGGTTTGCAAAGATAGACAATCATAGAGAAATTAGAGTTGGATACCCAGAAGTAATATATTGTGCGGGAAAAACAGTGAAACAAGTTAGTGATATTGTTAAATTTATGCTTACAAAAAATAATAATATTTTAGGAACTAGGGCAACTGAAGAAATGTATAAATCAGTAAAGCAAATATGTGCTGATGCAGAGTACAATAAACTTGGAAGAACAATAACTATTAGAAAAAAAGATGAAAAAGTTACAGATAGTTATATAGCTATTGTGGCAGCAGGAACTTCTGATTTACCAGTAGTAGAGGAAGCTTACGAGACAGCAAAAATATTAGGAAATAAGGTTGAAAAAGTAATTGATGTAGGAGTTGCAGGAATACATAGGCTTTTTTCTAAATTAGATGTTATTAAGGGAGCTAAGGTTGTTATAGTAGTTGCGGGAATGGAAGGAGCTTTAGCTAGTGTTGTAGGTGGATTAGTTGATAAACCTGTAATAGCAGTTCCAACAAGTGTTGGTTATGGAGCAAATTTTGGAGGGATTTCAGCTTTATTGTCAATGCTGAACAGCTGTGCTAGTGGTGTGAGCGTGGTAAATATAGATAATGGCTTTGGTGCGGCTTATAATGCCAGTATGATTAATAAATTATAG